The Grus americana isolate bGruAme1 chromosome 8, bGruAme1.mat, whole genome shotgun sequence genome includes a region encoding these proteins:
- the AK4 gene encoding adenylate kinase 4, mitochondrial: protein MASKLLRAVVLGPPGSGKGTVCERIARSFGLQHLSSGQFLRESLGGGGEVGVLAKQYLERGLLVPDHVITRVMMTELEKRREQHWLLDGFPRTLGQAEALDRICELDLVISLNIPFETLKDRLSARWVHPASGRVYNMDFNPPHVHGVDDLTGEPLVQREDDKPEAVAARLRKYKDAAKPVIELYKSRGILHSFSGTETNKIWPYVYTLLSSKIPPVLSDEEN from the exons ATGGCCTCGAAGCTGCTGCGGGCGGTGGTGCTGGGACCCCCCGGCTCGGGTAAGGGGACGGTGTGCGAGAGGATCGCCCGCAGCTTCGGGCTCCAGCACCTCTCCAGCGGCCAATTCCTGCGAGAGAgcctcggcggcggcggcg AAGTTGGCGTCTTGGCAAAGCAGTACCTTGAGCGAGGCCTTCTGGTGCCGGACCACGTCATCACGCGCGTGATGATGACGGAGCTGGAGAAGCGTCGAGAGCAGCATTGGCTGCTCGATG GTTTCCCTCGGACGTTGGGGCAAGCCGAGGCGCTGGACAGGATCTGCGAGCTGGACCTGGTGATCAGCTTGAACATACCCTTCGAGACGCTGAAGGATCGCCTGAGCGCCCGCTGGGTCCACCCGGCCAGCGGGAGGGTGTACAACATGGACTTCAACCCCCCCCACGTCCAC GGCGTCGATGACCTGACGGGCGAGCCGCTGGTCCAGCGCGAGGACGACAAACCTGAGGCCGTTGCTGCCAGGctgagaaaatacaaagatgCTGCAAAGCCAGTAATAGAGTTGTACAA GAGCAGGGGCATCCTTCACTCCTTCTCGGGGACAGAGACCAACAAGATCTGGCCGTACGTGTACACCCTGCTTTCCAGCAAGATCCCACCCGTTCTCTCGGACGAGGAGAACTAA